GTCGTACCTTTTGTTTGAAGGGAACATTTTAAAAGCCGGAACAGCCGATGAATTGGCTGCTGACGAGGTTGTGCGCCGCGTTTACCTGGGTGAAAACTTTGAGTTGAGATAAATTTTGCGTTTCCTGCTCACTTTTTTCAAATATTTATTTGCAGTTTAAAAAAACTTGCTTTTCTTTGCAGCGCTAAAATAAAAAACGGCATTCTAAACGAAGAAAGTCAAAATTTTAGCAGAAATATTTCCTGAAAATTTGGTGGATAACAAAAATGATGTATTTTTGCAGTCCCAAAATTAAGGGAACAATTAGGAAGGCCCGTTCGTCTAGGGGTTAGGACGCCAGGTTTTCATCCTGGTAGCAGGGGTTCGAATCCCCTACGGGCTACAAATTTAAAAAGAGAAGGAAAAAGAAATGGCACATCATAAGTCAGCTTTAAAAAGAATTCGTCAAGACGAAAAGAAAAGGGTACACAACAAGTACTACGCAAAAACTACTCGTAATGCGATTAAAGCTTTGCGTAATGCATCTGATAAAGACGAAGCAGAGAAATTGTTCCCTGAAGTTGTTGCAATGATTGATAAATTAGCAAAACGGAATATCATTCACAAAAACAAAGCTTCGAACTTAAAATCAAAATTAGCCGTAAAGGTTAACACTTTGTAAGAAACAATATTCTATTTAGATATTAAAACCTCTTCGGTAAACGAAGAGGTTTTTTTATGCCTTGTTGCCACCAAACTATGTTCTGAAACTATCATTTGTCTGTTTCGAAAACCATTTTTTATGGTTAAATTACCAATGGCTGAACGCTATTGAACAATCGAAAGTTTTTCTAAACTCCACGGCAAATGAGCGATTACAAAAAATTAAATATAAAGGATTGGGCTGTTGAAGACCGACCTCGCGAAAAACTACTTTCCAATGGAGCTCGCTCGCTTTCTGAT
The sequence above is a segment of the uncultured Draconibacterium sp. genome. Coding sequences within it:
- the rpsT gene encoding 30S ribosomal protein S20; this encodes MAHHKSALKRIRQDEKKRVHNKYYAKTTRNAIKALRNASDKDEAEKLFPEVVAMIDKLAKRNIIHKNKASNLKSKLAVKVNTL